One genomic segment of Ehrlichia chaffeensis str. Arkansas includes these proteins:
- a CDS encoding DUF3514 domain-containing protein, protein MKFGRVHHIGFYRQLFQMLCNLISLRSSDPEFSTEILDLAMVSVSMMLSTMCNNYRCLLNE, encoded by the coding sequence ATGAAGTTTGGTCGAGTACATCATATAGGATTTTATCGACAATTGTTTCAGATGTTGTGTAATCTTATCTCTCTTAGATCAAGTGATCCAGAATTTTCAACAGAAATACTAGATTTAGCAATGGTGAGTGTTTCTATGATGCTTAGTACTATGTGTAATAATTATAGATGTCTTCTAAATGAATGA
- a CDS encoding DUF3514 domain-containing protein: MYSINDDGVICVDSIPLPRITLERCDENFAARVQQSIVDNSMNFSVLIEDLASRVVHNIICLV; encoded by the coding sequence ATGTATTCTATAAATGATGATGGAGTAATATGTGTAGATAGTATACCATTGCCACGTATCACATTAGAAAGATGTGATGAAAATTTTGCTGCTAGGGTTCAGCAAAGTATAGTCGATAATAGTATGAATTTTAGTGTTCTTATAGAAGATTTAGCTTCACGTGTTGTTCATAATATAATATGTCTAGTGTAG